The following proteins are co-located in the Diaphorobacter sp. HDW4B genome:
- a CDS encoding branched-chain amino acid ABC transporter permease, whose translation MSVINLFNGLVYGALLIVMCSGLALIYGLRRVVNFAHGSLYMLGAYLGYSIALHGNFWMALVAAPMLMGCLGVLLDRYGFRLLQDRDPLSVVLVTFGLLLVIEDLVQTMWGTSNLSVALPDVLNFSVEVMGASLPVYRIGLIVVGAVVALGLSLWLRFSRMGLFVRAGSTDPVTTAMQGINTDALSAMVVGLGTALAGLAGVIAAPFLTLSPSMSSDVLIDSFVVVVTGGLGSLAGAFIAALVLGMVQAVGAVYLPDLSVLLPFMLMVAVLIWKPAGFAGSRI comes from the coding sequence ATGTCAGTCATCAACTTGTTCAACGGGCTGGTCTACGGCGCATTGCTGATCGTGATGTGTTCGGGGCTGGCGCTCATCTACGGGCTGCGGCGCGTGGTGAATTTCGCCCACGGGTCCTTGTACATGCTCGGGGCTTATCTGGGCTACAGCATTGCGCTGCACGGCAATTTCTGGATGGCGCTGGTGGCTGCGCCCATGTTGATGGGGTGTTTGGGCGTGCTGCTGGATCGCTACGGTTTTCGCCTGCTGCAGGATCGCGATCCGCTGAGCGTGGTGCTGGTCACCTTCGGGCTGCTGCTGGTGATCGAAGATCTGGTGCAGACGATGTGGGGCACGAGCAATCTGTCCGTGGCTTTGCCCGACGTGCTGAATTTCTCGGTCGAGGTGATGGGCGCGTCCTTGCCGGTGTATCGCATTGGATTGATTGTGGTGGGTGCCGTCGTCGCGCTGGGGTTGAGCCTGTGGCTGCGCTTCTCGCGCATGGGCTTGTTCGTTCGGGCGGGCAGCACCGATCCTGTCACCACCGCCATGCAAGGCATCAACACCGATGCGCTCAGTGCCATGGTGGTCGGCTTGGGAACCGCGCTTGCAGGGCTTGCGGGAGTGATCGCAGCGCCGTTTCTCACCTTGTCGCCGTCCATGAGTTCGGATGTACTGATCGACTCGTTCGTCGTTGTGGTCACCGGCGGGCTGGGTTCGTTGGCAGGAGCGTTCATCGCGGCCTTGGTGCTCGGCATGGTGCAGGCCGTGGGCGCTGTCTATCTGCCCGATCTGTCGGTGCTGCTGCCGTTCATGCTGATGGTGGCCGTGCTGATCTGGAAGCCCGCAGGCTTTGCCGGAAGCCGTATCTGA
- a CDS encoding ATP-binding cassette domain-containing protein produces the protein MSHYVPQAEGVAIHYGGVKALDGVDLTLEKGQIHGLIGPNGAGKSTVIDAITGRRRLTRGKVSLMGDDVSEFGAVERRRRGLAWRAAFSAPASLAACWCSARWSWPHTRWA, from the coding sequence ATGAGTCACTATGTACCGCAGGCCGAAGGCGTGGCCATTCACTACGGCGGCGTAAAAGCACTGGACGGTGTCGATCTGACGCTGGAGAAAGGCCAGATTCACGGGCTGATCGGGCCGAACGGCGCGGGCAAGTCCACCGTCATCGACGCGATCACCGGGCGTCGTCGCCTCACGCGCGGCAAGGTGTCGCTGATGGGGGACGATGTCTCCGAATTCGGTGCCGTCGAGCGACGTCGGCGTGGCTTGGCTTGGCGCGCAGCTTTCAGCGCACCAGCATCTTTGGCGGCATGCTGGTGCAGCGCCAGGTGGAGCTGGCCTCATACAAGATGGGCTTGA
- a CDS encoding IS3 family transposase (programmed frameshift) — MSNQRYPQEFKTEAVKQITERGHKVADVSARLGVSQHSLYQWIKAQGTPAHDRPAQVSQTEELRRLKAELKRVTEERDILKKGRSVLCQAVRVKYAFIKRHEGEYSIRRLCKVMAVHPSGYYAWKAQPMSLRAKDDQRLLGLLKHAWLESGGVYGYRKLTMDMRDLGESCGKHRVARLLKIEGLRSQTGYKRRAGMRGGKPAIVAPNHLQRRFAAAEPNQAWVTDITYIRTHEGWLYLAVVVDLFSRQVVGWSMGSRIDTGLVLDALLMVLWRRRPKLPVMVHSDQGSQFTGHDWQGFLRDHNLVSSMSRRGNCHDNAVAESFFQLLKRERIRRQIYPTRDEARADVFNYIEMFYNPKRRHGTAGDISPVEFERRHSQRLNSV, encoded by the exons ATGAGTAACCAAAGATATCCCCAAGAATTCAAGACCGAAGCAGTCAAGCAGATCACTGAGCGCGGCCATAAGGTGGCCGATGTTTCAGCCCGACTAGGCGTAAGTCAGCACAGCCTTTATCAATGGATCAAGGCTCAAGGAACGCCTGCCCATGATCGGCCGGCACAGGTGTCACAAACCGAGGAGTTGCGACGACTGAAGGCTGAACTCAAGCGAGTCACAGAGGAGCGCGACATCCTAAAAAAGG GCCGCAGCGTACTTTGCCAAGCAGTCCGGGTGAAGTACGCATTCATCAAGCGCCATGAAGGTGAGTACAGCATTCGCCGACTGTGCAAGGTCATGGCTGTACACCCTAGCGGCTACTACGCCTGGAAGGCGCAACCGATGAGCCTGCGTGCAAAGGACGATCAACGTCTGTTGGGTCTTCTCAAGCATGCGTGGCTCGAGAGTGGTGGCGTCTATGGCTATCGCAAGCTGACCATGGACATGCGTGATTTGGGCGAGAGCTGCGGCAAGCATCGCGTGGCACGACTGCTCAAAATCGAGGGGCTGCGCTCACAGACGGGCTACAAACGCCGTGCAGGCATGCGTGGCGGCAAACCTGCCATCGTCGCGCCCAATCACTTGCAGCGCCGCTTCGCAGCGGCCGAGCCCAACCAAGCTTGGGTGACTGACATCACATACATCCGCACCCATGAAGGTTGGCTGTATCTGGCGGTGGTGGTTGACCTGTTCTCACGTCAGGTTGTTGGCTGGTCTATGGGCAGCCGCATCGATACTGGCTTGGTGCTCGATGCACTGTTGATGGTCTTGTGGCGTCGCAGGCCTAAGCTGCCTGTCATGGTGCATTCGGATCAGGGTAGTCAGTTTACAGGCCATGACTGGCAGGGCTTTCTGCGAGATCACAATCTGGTCTCCAGCATGAGTCGTCGCGGCAACTGTCACGACAACGCCGTGGCCGAGAGCTTCTTCCAGTTGCTCAAGCGCGAGCGTATTCGCCGCCAGATTTACCCGACGCGCGATGAGGCCAGGGCTGATGTCTTCAACTACATCGAGATGTTTTACAACCCGAAAAGGCGTCATGGCACCGCCGGAGATATCTCTCCGGTAGAGTTCGAAAGACGGCATTCCCAACGGCTCAACAGTGTCTAG
- a CDS encoding branched-chain amino acid ABC transporter permease: protein MNSRTLFAWTIAALIAGGVMAAVAGNTAAMPLVTQAVIYSIFALGVGVLLKQNGLVSFGHALYFGAAHYGVGILLQWQIMPAELAVLATLVGVTVAAFLIGLVIVRVPGIAFGMLTLAIGQMFYLIASRSRGLTGGADGMNIDWPTTLFGFTQTQLLAPVNLFLICWCALVLVMALLTLLLRGRFGAITEAVRDNEERARFIGISTLLPRAAVYALSAAVTAVAGVLSSLNTGFVSPESLHWSLSGMALMMVVIGGSRQLWGAVIGALVYFVFKGVLGEHATHWMSIFGMALIVVIVFAPTGIAGALLRVVRVRLLQQQGAQA from the coding sequence ATGAACAGCAGAACTCTTTTCGCGTGGACCATCGCGGCCTTGATCGCGGGAGGCGTGATGGCCGCCGTGGCGGGCAACACCGCTGCCATGCCACTGGTCACTCAGGCCGTCATCTATTCCATCTTTGCGCTCGGCGTTGGCGTGCTGCTCAAGCAGAACGGGCTGGTCAGCTTTGGCCACGCGCTGTACTTTGGCGCGGCCCACTATGGCGTTGGCATTCTTTTGCAGTGGCAGATCATGCCCGCTGAACTGGCGGTGCTTGCAACGCTGGTGGGCGTGACCGTTGCCGCGTTTCTCATTGGCCTCGTGATCGTGCGCGTACCGGGCATTGCGTTCGGCATGTTGACGCTGGCCATCGGGCAGATGTTCTATCTCATCGCATCGCGCTCGCGTGGTCTCACGGGTGGGGCAGACGGCATGAACATCGACTGGCCTACTACGCTGTTCGGTTTCACGCAAACACAGCTGCTCGCGCCGGTGAATTTGTTCCTGATCTGCTGGTGCGCGCTGGTGCTGGTCATGGCGCTGCTCACGCTGCTGCTTCGCGGGCGCTTCGGTGCCATCACCGAAGCAGTGCGCGACAACGAGGAGCGTGCTCGCTTCATCGGCATCTCCACCTTGCTGCCGCGCGCGGCTGTCTATGCCTTGTCTGCCGCTGTGACGGCTGTGGCAGGGGTTCTTTCCAGTCTCAACACCGGCTTTGTGTCGCCAGAGAGCCTGCACTGGAGCCTCTCCGGCATGGCGCTGATGATGGTGGTCATCGGCGGCAGCAGGCAGTTGTGGGGCGCGGTGATCGGTGCCTTGGTGTACTTCGTGTTCAAAGGCGTGCTGGGCGAGCATGCCACGCACTGGATGAGCATCTTCGGCATGGCGCTGATCGTGGTCATCGTCTTTGCACCCACAGGCATTGCCGGTGCCTTGTTGCGCGTTGTGCGCGTTCGTTTACTTCAGCAACAAGGAGCGCAAGCATGA
- a CDS encoding NIPSNAP family protein, which yields MSSKALIDHRIYTIALRKMPEFLDVFNRLAMPVLMQTLGSPLGFYTTWVGPQNQFVHLWGYDDLADYERRCLARDTHPEFSAYLAASGHLIVSQQTCLMRAADMPGWNVQR from the coding sequence ATGAGCAGCAAAGCCCTGATCGACCATCGCATCTACACGATTGCGCTGCGCAAGATGCCCGAGTTTCTGGACGTGTTCAATCGGCTCGCCATGCCGGTGCTGATGCAGACGCTGGGCTCTCCGCTGGGCTTCTATACCACCTGGGTGGGGCCGCAGAACCAGTTCGTTCATCTGTGGGGTTACGACGATCTGGCGGACTACGAACGGCGCTGCCTGGCCCGCGATACGCACCCTGAATTTTCTGCTTATCTGGCAGCTTCGGGGCACCTGATCGTGTCGCAGCAAACCTGCTTGATGCGCGCGGCAGACATGCCAGGATGGAATGTTCAGCGCTGA
- a CDS encoding ABC transporter substrate-binding protein produces the protein MKWNALTALFARSALLAALPLGAHAQALSPVKVGLVSSKSGVFAQQGEEVMRGVKFAVEEANAKGGVDGRKVELAEGDDEGTPEAGRRVAEKLARDGHKLLIGAIPSSISLAIAQGLDRWDAAYFSVISKSDKLTAEACRPRSFRTVHSDAMDIAMINQWVKSLKDSSFAVLAADYAWGRESGTAFKQAAEAAGKKVPLSLYPPLGTKDFSPYIAQLKAANVDAIWVAEVGRDATAFIKQAQEFGLIPKTRIIGHALIMNFVVDATGKALEGTQGNTAYNPDIDTPRNKAFVAAWKAKYNRLPTDNEGQAYNGALVMFEGVKLAKSPKPADVSKALRGTRISTLYGETTMRAADNQLLLPNYVGRVKLADGVLRPVVEQVFAESLAPAPSPLCKM, from the coding sequence ATGAAATGGAATGCACTTACCGCGCTTTTCGCACGCTCCGCATTGCTTGCCGCTTTGCCGCTTGGAGCCCACGCACAAGCGCTGTCACCCGTGAAAGTGGGCTTGGTCTCATCCAAGTCCGGCGTGTTCGCGCAGCAAGGTGAGGAGGTCATGCGCGGCGTGAAATTCGCCGTCGAAGAAGCCAACGCCAAGGGCGGCGTGGATGGTCGCAAAGTCGAACTGGCCGAAGGCGATGACGAAGGCACACCCGAAGCCGGACGCCGCGTGGCAGAAAAGCTCGCGCGCGATGGGCACAAGCTACTCATCGGTGCCATCCCATCCAGCATCTCGCTCGCCATTGCGCAAGGACTGGATCGCTGGGATGCGGCGTACTTTTCGGTGATCTCCAAGTCCGACAAGCTCACCGCCGAGGCCTGCCGCCCGCGCAGCTTTCGCACCGTGCATTCGGATGCGATGGACATCGCCATGATCAACCAGTGGGTCAAGTCCCTCAAGGACAGCAGCTTCGCCGTGCTCGCCGCCGACTACGCCTGGGGCCGCGAATCCGGCACCGCGTTCAAACAGGCGGCAGAAGCGGCGGGCAAGAAGGTGCCGCTCAGTCTCTACCCGCCGCTTGGCACCAAGGATTTCTCGCCCTACATCGCACAACTCAAGGCCGCAAATGTCGATGCCATCTGGGTGGCGGAAGTAGGGCGCGACGCCACCGCCTTCATCAAACAGGCGCAGGAGTTTGGCCTGATCCCCAAGACCAGAATCATCGGCCACGCCTTGATCATGAACTTCGTAGTCGACGCCACCGGCAAGGCACTGGAAGGCACGCAGGGCAACACGGCCTACAACCCCGACATCGACACCCCGCGCAACAAGGCATTCGTCGCCGCATGGAAAGCCAAATACAACCGCCTGCCCACCGACAACGAAGGCCAGGCCTACAACGGCGCACTGGTCATGTTCGAAGGTGTGAAGCTGGCCAAAAGCCCCAAACCCGCCGACGTGAGCAAGGCCCTGCGCGGCACACGCATCAGCACCCTGTACGGCGAAACCACCATGCGCGCTGCTGACAACCAACTGCTGCTGCCCAACTATGTGGGCCGGGTGAAGTTGGCGGATGGTGTGCTGCGGCCGGTGGTGGAGCAGGTGTTTGCGGAATCGCTTGCGCCAGCACCTTCGCCGTTGTGCAAGATGTGA
- a CDS encoding ATP-binding cassette domain-containing protein, with amino-acid sequence MLVQRQVELASYKMGLSDYVRDARDVLHELDLDHLSHLEAQYLGYGEQRRLDLALALVGRPKVLLLDEPMAGLSVKESLDLADHLKALTSRWEVSVLLVEHDMDVVFGISNAVTVFELGRVIASGTPAEVRANPRVREAYLGSTA; translated from the coding sequence ATGCTGGTGCAGCGCCAGGTGGAGCTGGCCTCATACAAGATGGGCTTGAGCGACTACGTGCGTGACGCGCGCGACGTGCTGCACGAGTTGGATCTCGATCATCTGAGCCATCTGGAAGCCCAGTATCTGGGCTACGGCGAGCAACGTCGTCTGGACTTGGCGCTGGCACTGGTGGGGCGGCCCAAGGTGCTGCTGCTCGATGAACCCATGGCGGGCTTGTCGGTCAAGGAATCGCTCGATCTGGCCGACCATCTGAAGGCGCTCACCTCGCGTTGGGAAGTCTCCGTGCTGCTGGTCGAGCACGACATGGATGTCGTCTTTGGCATCTCCAACGCCGTCACGGTGTTCGAGCTGGGCCGCGTCATCGCCAGCGGAACACCGGCCGAAGTGCGCGCCAATCCGCGCGTGCGCGAAGCCTATCTGGGGAGCACCGCATGA